From Methanomassiliicoccales archaeon LGM-RCC1, one genomic window encodes:
- a CDS encoding HypC/HybG/HupF family hydrogenase formation chaperone, translating to MCLAIPGKIVKIDGEMADVDFGGVTRKANVAMVEAEVGMWAVIHAGFAIQIMDEEDAQETIRLWNEVLDSDKTTYC from the coding sequence ATGTGCCTAGCTATACCCGGGAAGATCGTAAAGATCGATGGAGAGATGGCCGATGTGGACTTCGGCGGAGTGACCAGGAAGGCCAACGTCGCAATGGTCGAGGCGGAGGTCGGCATGTGGGCGGTTATCCATGCAGGTTTTGCCATCCAGATCATGGACGAGGAGGATGCTCAGGAGACCATCAGGCTCTGGAACGAGGTCCTCGACAGCGACAAGACCACATATTGCTGA